DNA sequence from the Candidatus Schekmanbacteria bacterium genome:
TTTTCCGTTAATACATCTTCAGGCACTCCATCTGCATAAATAGAGCCATCTTTGATAAGTATGATTCGTTTGCAAAACTGAGCTGCAAGATTCAAATCATGGGATACCATCACAACAGTTATCTTCATTGATTCATTAAGCTTGCAAAAAAGTGAATGGCAATAAACCTGATGTGACAAATCAAGATGTGAAGTTGGCTCATCCAAGAGCATCACCTCAGGACCTTGTGCAAGCGCTCTTCCTATAAGGACTCTTTGTTGTTCCCCACTGCTTAGACAGTTGAAATATTTATCCGAATATCTATCGATATCGAGGCGCTTCATAATATCCCTTGCTCTTTCCTTATCTTCTTTATTCTCAAACCAAATACCCTTCGACTTCAAATACCTACCCATCATTATCATCTCAAAAACAGTAAAAGATATTGAAGTATTCTCCGCCTTTGAAACAACAGCAATCTTCTTGGAAATCTCTTTTCTTGACATCTTATCTTTACCAAAAAGTTTTATTGTACCTTTTGAAGGAGTAAGAGATTTATAAAGAAGCCGCAAAAGTGTCGTTTTACCTGAGCCATTGGGACCCAAAATTGCAATATTCTCTCCTTTTTGGACAGACATATTAATCCCTTTCAAAACCATTCCATTGCCATAGGAAAAAGCGACATCTGATATCTTAAAAACTGTATTCATATCCTATATAACCTTCCCTGATTCCTTCTTCAAAAGATAGAGAAAGAAAGGCGCACCAATAATTGCCGTAACAGTACCTACTGGAAGTTCAATAGGACTTAAAAGAGTGCGAGCAAGAGTATCTGAAATGAGTAAAAAAACACCGCCAGCAAAAAAGGATACAGGTACAGTAATACGATG
Encoded proteins:
- a CDS encoding ABC transporter ATP-binding protein; translated protein: MNTVFKISDVAFSYGNGMVLKGINMSVQKGENIAILGPNGSGKTTLLRLLYKSLTPSKGTIKLFGKDKMSRKEISKKIAVVSKAENTSISFTVFEMIMMGRYLKSKGIWFENKEDKERARDIMKRLDIDRYSDKYFNCLSSGEQQRVLIGRALAQGPEVMLLDEPTSHLDLSHQVYCHSLFCKLNESMKITVVMVSHDLNLAAQFCKRIILIKDGSIYADGVPEDVLTEKNIEDVYGVKTIVDYNPSTSKPRITLIP